The DNA region AGTAATATTTCGTTTGGCAACTTCTTGTGCTAATGCTTTTGTAGCAGCAACAATCGCGCCTTTTGCTGCCGAATAATTGGTTTGTCCTGCTGTTCCTTTTACTCCTGAAACTGAAACCATATTGACGATTCGGCCGTATTTATTGCGTAACATTTTTTGAATAAAAAACTGTGTAACATTAAAAAAACCGTTCAAACTTGTGTTTACCACTCCGTTCCAGTCTTCGGGAGTCATCCACATAAAAAGACCATCTTTTGTAATTCCGGCATTGTTTACAATCGCTTCAACAATGGCTTCAGGATTTGCTTCCTGCCATTTTGTTAAAGTGGTTTTAACTTCCTCATAATTAGAAACATCAAAACCCAAGATTTCTCCCGTTGCTCCTAATTTTTGTATTTCCTGAAGCGTTTCTTCGGCAGCTGTTTTATTCGAATGATAATTAATCAGAATATGATAGCTGGCCTCAACGGCTAATTTTTTACAAATAGCACTGCCAATTCCTCTTGAACCGCCTGTTACTAATACACATTTCATTTATGTTGATTTTATTTTTTACTGGTCATAAATGTTATCGCCTTTTATTGGAGATAACTATTATTTCTTTTTCTTAGCTGCTGGTTTTGCTGCTGGTTTTTCTTGTTTTGTTTCTGATTTAGGTTTTTCAGCGGCGATTTCAGTTGGTTGATTTTTTTCTGATGATTTCGAAAATAATTCAGCATTTTCAAACCATTGATTACTTAATACAGTTCCGTCCGGTTTAAGAAATCCCCATTTCCCTTCATTTTTTACTCTTGCTACACCATCAATAAATCCTTTATCTTGCTGTACAAACATGGCAATAATTCCGTTTGCTGTAATTCCGTATTGTGTTGGGATTACTAATTTTCCTGATTCATTGATAAATCCCCAGTTTTTTTCTCTCACAGGAGCCAATCCGTTTGTGCTGAAAACTTCTGCATCACTATAAGTTGGCTCAATTACGAATTCTGCTTTTGGGTTGATATATCCCCATTTAGAACCCACACAAACCGGAGCTAAATTTTTCGAGAATGCTTTTGCTTTATCATATATAGGAGTAATTACCCAATTTCCTTTTAAGTCAATGAATCCAATTTTTCCATTCTTTTTAGCGAACGTTAAATCCTGTGTTTCAAAATCCCAAATTTTTTCAGCACCATCAACCGGAATAAAACTTCCTGCGCTTACAATTCCAAAGGTTTTGTCTTTTCTTGCCCAGGATGTGTTTTTAAAATAATTTCCTATTTCGTCGTAGGCAGGTTCAATTAATTCTTTTCCTGAAGTATTAATAATTCCCCATTTTTTATTGTTTCCTACTCTTGCGAAACCATTTTCAAAAGGCTTGATTATGTCGTATTTCGGTTCTAAAACAACATCCATTTTAGGGTTGATTAAACCAATTTTATTTCCTTGTTTTATGAAAGCAACACCGTTATCAAAATCATATAATTTTTCAGAAGTTGGTGCTTTCTGAATTTCACCTTTAGTATTAATATACACCCAGTCTTTATCGTTTTTTACGATTGCAATCCCGCTGTTAAAATCTTTGGCGTCAGTAAAAGTTGCCGGAATTATCCAGGTTCCTTTGGTGTCAATGAAACCCCATTTTCCGCCGTTTTCTACAGCAGCTAAACCTTCGGAGAAACTCTTCGCAGATTTATATTGAGGCTCAATTTTAAAGTTTCCGTCTTTAGAAATGTATCCAATTTTAGAGTCTTTTTTAACTAAAGCCAATTCTTGACTATTAACAAATTGAATGCAACATACGAATAAAAAAATAAGTGTTTTTTTCATGATCTTAAAGGTTCAATATTAATAATGTGAAATATAGTCTTAACTGTTAATCAGGTAATCTTTTACTTT from uncultured Flavobacterium sp. includes:
- the fabG gene encoding 3-oxoacyl-ACP reductase FabG, encoding MKCVLVTGGSRGIGSAICKKLAVEASYHILINYHSNKTAAEETLQEIQKLGATGEILGFDVSNYEEVKTTLTKWQEANPEAIVEAIVNNAGITKDGLFMWMTPEDWNGVVNTSLNGFFNVTQFFIQKMLRNKYGRIVNMVSVSGVKGTAGQTNYSAAKGAIVAATKALAQEVAKRNITVNAVAPGFIRTDMTSQLDEKELLKLIPVNRFGEAEEVADLVSFLISKKASYITGEIININGGIYS
- a CDS encoding WG repeat-containing protein, which codes for MKKTLIFLFVCCIQFVNSQELALVKKDSKIGYISKDGNFKIEPQYKSAKSFSEGLAAVENGGKWGFIDTKGTWIIPATFTDAKDFNSGIAIVKNDKDWVYINTKGEIQKAPTSEKLYDFDNGVAFIKQGNKIGLINPKMDVVLEPKYDIIKPFENGFARVGNNKKWGIINTSGKELIEPAYDEIGNYFKNTSWARKDKTFGIVSAGSFIPVDGAEKIWDFETQDLTFAKKNGKIGFIDLKGNWVITPIYDKAKAFSKNLAPVCVGSKWGYINPKAEFVIEPTYSDAEVFSTNGLAPVREKNWGFINESGKLVIPTQYGITANGIIAMFVQQDKGFIDGVARVKNEGKWGFLKPDGTVLSNQWFENAELFSKSSEKNQPTEIAAEKPKSETKQEKPAAKPAAKKKK